The following proteins are co-located in the Nitrospirota bacterium genome:
- a CDS encoding homoserine dehydrogenase — translation MINVGIIGFGTIGTGVVKLLKKNADVIERRLGVPVLVKMIADIDIERDRGVTLDKEILIRDAGRVIEDDSIDIIVELIGGYNPAKEFIIKAIKKRKHVVTANKALLAVYGEEIFNEAEKMGVDIRFEGSVGGGIPILRMLREGLSADNIQSIYGIINGTCNYILTRMTAEGISFKEALKEAQRSGYAETDPTLDIEGIDSAHKLIILASMAFGTPLRFDDAYIEGISNLAPVDIRFAEEFGYTIKLLAIAKMVNGEVEVRVHPTMLPREYLISKVDGVYNAIYVVGDAVGSTLFYGQGAGEMPTGSAVVSDIIEISRGIINGVSGRVPATSFLWDRRNTLRVRKMEGVISRYYLRFSALDRPGVLSKISGVLGSNNISISSVLQKGRKEGEAVPVVMMTHEAKEQNMRAAIEELDRLPVVAEKTVFIRVEGGE, via the coding sequence ATGATAAATGTTGGAATAATAGGATTCGGGACGATTGGGACTGGTGTGGTGAAGCTATTAAAGAAAAACGCTGATGTAATAGAAAGAAGGCTTGGAGTTCCTGTTTTAGTCAAGATGATTGCTGATATCGATATAGAGCGAGACAGAGGAGTTACACTGGATAAAGAGATACTTATCAGGGATGCAGGTAGAGTCATAGAGGATGACAGTATCGATATAATCGTTGAGCTTATAGGGGGATACAATCCGGCAAAAGAATTCATAATAAAAGCTATTAAAAAGAGAAAGCATGTGGTTACTGCAAATAAGGCACTTCTCGCAGTATATGGAGAAGAAATATTTAACGAGGCAGAGAAAATGGGTGTGGATATTCGTTTTGAAGGTAGTGTAGGTGGGGGGATACCTATCTTAAGGATGTTAAGGGAGGGACTTTCTGCTGATAACATACAATCTATCTATGGCATAATAAATGGAACATGTAATTATATACTTACAAGGATGACAGCAGAGGGAATAAGTTTTAAAGAGGCATTGAAGGAGGCACAGAGGTCAGGTTATGCAGAGACTGATCCGACGCTGGATATAGAAGGTATTGATTCTGCACACAAACTTATTATTCTTGCATCTATGGCTTTTGGCACCCCCCTGAGATTTGATGATGCGTATATCGAGGGGATAAGCAATTTAGCACCTGTTGACATCAGGTTTGCAGAGGAGTTTGGTTATACGATAAAACTCCTTGCAATCGCAAAGATGGTGAATGGCGAGGTCGAGGTGCGGGTACATCCAACAATGCTACCAAGAGAATATCTTATATCTAAGGTTGATGGCGTATACAACGCTATATATGTGGTTGGCGATGCTGTTGGCTCTACACTCTTTTATGGACAGGGGGCGGGTGAGATGCCAACAGGAAGTGCTGTGGTGAGCGATATAATAGAAATCAGTAGAGGAATTATAAATGGTGTGAGTGGTCGTGTCCCTGCAACCTCATTTCTATGGGATAGACGGAACACGCTCAGGGTAAGAAAAATGGAAGGGGTAATTTCACGCTACTATCTCAGGTTTTCAGCACTCGATAGACCTGGGGTATTATCCAAAATCTCTGGTGTTCTCGGGTCCAATAATATCAGTATCTCATCAGTTCTGCAGAAGGGGAGAAAGGAAGGAGAGGCTGTTCCTGTTGTGATGATGACCCATGAGGCGAAAGAACAGAATATGAGGGCTGCAATCGAGGAGCTTGATAGACTACCGGTTGTTGCCGAAAAGACTGTTTTCATCAGGGTTGAGGGTGGAGAATAA
- a CDS encoding sulfurtransferase TusA family protein yields the protein MEGMKIDKRINIKGDVCPYTFVKSKLAVEDMNIGDVLEIILDYPEAARNVPSSLEMAGQKVLKVEKINETDWRIIVRKEVD from the coding sequence ATGGAAGGGATGAAGATAGATAAGAGAATAAACATAAAAGGCGATGTATGTCCGTATACCTTTGTAAAATCAAAACTTGCTGTGGAGGATATGAATATCGGAGATGTTCTGGAGATTATACTCGATTATCCTGAGGCTGCTCGGAATGTGCCAAGCTCCTTAGAGATGGCAGGACAGAAGGTCCTTAAAGTAGAAAAGATAAATGAGACGGACTGGAGGATTATTGTCCGCAAGGAGGTGGATTGA